The Prosthecobacter algae genome has a segment encoding these proteins:
- the rsmI gene encoding 16S rRNA (cytidine(1402)-2'-O)-methyltransferase, with translation MNENDQSPSPAPESPIEDPWRTDEDSTRVAEDHLPAEGTAEEDEALADFLPSSLQPALYLVGTPIGNLADITLRGLHILKSVSAIACEDTRHSGRLLSHHGIRSRLISLNEHNEARRIPEIVAQLQQGSSVALISDAGMPTVSDPGQRLVQSVVAAGLRVEGIPGPSAVLTALAASGLPTTPFYFGGFLPHKKGQRNTELTAAVGRDCTSVYFESPYRIVDTLAMIAEQAPEHRVVVARELTKKFEEFQRGPARNVLSHYQSKTPKGEITLVIAPRELPKWVTW, from the coding sequence ATGAACGAAAACGACCAGTCCCCGAGTCCGGCGCCGGAAAGTCCCATTGAGGATCCCTGGCGCACGGATGAAGACTCCACGCGGGTGGCGGAAGACCACCTGCCTGCCGAAGGGACGGCGGAGGAAGATGAGGCCTTGGCTGATTTTCTGCCCAGCAGTCTGCAGCCTGCCCTTTATTTGGTGGGCACGCCCATTGGCAATTTGGCAGACATCACGCTGCGCGGATTGCATATTCTCAAGTCCGTCAGCGCCATTGCGTGTGAAGACACGCGCCATTCGGGCCGCCTGCTTTCGCATCATGGCATTCGTTCACGACTCATCAGCCTGAATGAGCACAATGAAGCGCGGCGCATTCCGGAAATTGTCGCCCAGCTTCAGCAGGGCAGCAGCGTGGCGCTCATTTCAGATGCAGGTATGCCCACGGTTTCAGATCCGGGGCAGCGGCTTGTGCAGAGTGTCGTGGCTGCGGGGTTGAGAGTGGAGGGAATTCCTGGCCCGAGTGCCGTGCTGACAGCCCTTGCCGCCTCTGGCCTGCCGACCACTCCGTTTTATTTTGGCGGCTTTTTGCCACACAAAAAAGGCCAGCGAAACACTGAGCTGACAGCCGCCGTGGGCCGAGACTGCACCAGTGTGTATTTCGAGAGCCCCTACCGCATTGTGGATACCTTGGCGATGATTGCGGAGCAGGCTCCGGAGCATCGGGTGGTGGTCGCACGGGAGTTGACGAAGAAGTTTGAGGAATTCCAGCGCGGTCCGGCCCGGAACGTGCTTTCTCATTACCAATCCAAGACACCCAAAGGCGAAATCACCCTGGTCATTGCCCCGCGTGAACTTCCGAAATGGGTGACCTGGTGA
- the lptE gene encoding LPS assembly lipoprotein LptE, which translates to MKISLLACAFGLVVSLTGCAGYQLGGQKPAHLTNVTKLAIPTFENQTLEPRLGSLVTNAIIKQIQNSGGYEIVSMEDAEAVLDGKVINVDRSQFRSDRRNVLRTSQLLMTLRTEYVIKDAGSGSTIHRGRSSADSYTILDSNVQNSEAQALEDAAQRLAANVAADITEGW; encoded by the coding sequence ATGAAAATTTCTCTCCTCGCCTGTGCCTTTGGTTTGGTGGTGTCTCTCACGGGCTGCGCGGGCTACCAGCTCGGCGGTCAGAAGCCTGCCCACCTCACGAACGTGACGAAGCTGGCCATCCCGACGTTTGAAAACCAGACGCTGGAACCCCGCCTGGGCTCGCTGGTGACCAATGCCATCATCAAACAGATCCAGAACAGCGGCGGTTATGAAATCGTCTCCATGGAAGATGCGGAAGCGGTGCTGGATGGTAAGGTCATCAATGTGGACCGCTCTCAGTTCCGTTCAGACCGTCGCAACGTGCTCCGCACTTCGCAGCTCCTCATGACGCTGCGCACGGAATACGTCATCAAGGATGCCGGCAGTGGCAGCACCATCCATCGCGGCCGCAGCTCGGCCGATTCCTACACGATCCTGGATTCCAACGTTCAGAACTCCGAAGCGCAGGCGCTTGAAGACGCGGCCCAGCGTCTTGCCGCCAACGTCGCGGCTGACATCACCGAAGGCTGGTGA
- a CDS encoding tetratricopeptide repeat protein — MFLLPTSSPAFLGLFEKKGKQAPGADERQAQEAQATALLMSAREAQNAGKTGRAQSQYNAIVKQYPFTIAASEAAYASALITRANSDVTNSFDAFQKFIDDHRSSARFNDALQQQYELAEEARGGRRQRAMLILPVKMGGEEVIKLYQQIIKNAPFGKLAPLAQFSIAEIYQDLGEKDKSVLAYQNVVENYPNTKQASEAQFRIGSISSVAASRSEDKSNLVATRDALTTYMSTNPKGDRANEAEMILQQVNAAEATQSLAVGKFYQRMGKTKAAAIYFNEALKYGSPEASNEARELLAELAAADPEAVADAKKGQPDQDYTIPGARNLKTRDDYIGPLSPELTRLGQKPKMRAGDDNFLPIPIQEPTLPLTPGMAPVGGSLLPPVTEEKPALLPVPAAPVAPGIPPQPPTSLPVPPKPAAPAN, encoded by the coding sequence TTGTTTCTTCTGCCCACCAGTTCCCCAGCTTTCCTGGGACTGTTCGAAAAGAAGGGCAAACAAGCCCCCGGTGCCGATGAGCGCCAGGCCCAGGAAGCCCAGGCGACTGCCCTGCTGATGTCTGCCCGCGAAGCGCAGAATGCAGGCAAGACCGGCCGCGCCCAGAGCCAGTATAACGCCATCGTGAAGCAGTATCCGTTCACGATTGCCGCCTCGGAAGCTGCTTACGCCAGCGCCCTGATCACCCGCGCCAATAGCGACGTGACGAACTCTTTCGATGCCTTTCAGAAGTTCATTGACGATCACCGCTCCAGCGCCCGTTTCAATGATGCCCTCCAGCAGCAGTATGAACTGGCGGAAGAAGCCCGTGGGGGCCGCCGCCAGCGCGCCATGCTCATCCTTCCGGTGAAGATGGGCGGCGAAGAAGTGATCAAGCTTTATCAGCAGATCATCAAGAACGCGCCCTTCGGCAAACTGGCACCTTTGGCCCAGTTCAGCATCGCAGAAATCTATCAGGATCTGGGTGAGAAAGATAAGTCCGTGCTTGCCTACCAGAACGTGGTGGAAAATTACCCGAACACCAAGCAGGCCAGCGAAGCCCAGTTCCGAATCGGCTCCATCAGCAGCGTGGCCGCCAGCCGCAGTGAGGACAAGTCGAACCTCGTGGCCACCCGCGATGCGCTGACCACCTACATGTCCACCAACCCTAAGGGGGACCGCGCCAATGAAGCTGAGATGATCCTCCAGCAGGTGAATGCCGCTGAAGCCACGCAGTCCCTGGCCGTCGGTAAATTCTACCAACGCATGGGCAAGACCAAGGCTGCTGCCATCTACTTCAACGAAGCCCTGAAATACGGTTCTCCTGAAGCCTCGAATGAAGCCCGTGAACTTTTGGCCGAACTGGCCGCTGCGGACCCTGAAGCGGTGGCAGATGCCAAAAAAGGCCAGCCCGACCAGGACTACACCATCCCAGGTGCTCGCAACCTGAAGACGCGTGATGACTACATCGGCCCGCTTTCCCCGGAACTGACCCGCCTGGGCCAGAAGCCGAAGATGCGTGCTGGCGACGACAACTTCCTCCCAATCCCGATTCAGGAGCCCACCCTGCCATTGACCCCCGGCATGGCTCCTGTCGGTGGCAGCCTGCTGCCTCCTGTGACGGAAGAGAAACCCGCCCTGTTGCCAGTGCCTGCCGCGCCTGTGGCCCCCGGCATCCCGCCACAGCCGCCTACGAGCCTGCCTGTGCCGCCGAAGCCTGCTGCCCCGGCCAACTGA